One Salvia splendens isolate huo1 chromosome 1, SspV2, whole genome shotgun sequence genomic window, ATACAAATGTAATTATATATACGGTTGTTAccctaaaataaacaaaaaaataccaCGGTATTAGTGTACTTTCTCTTCATTATAATGTAATTTCAGCTGTCTCTCCACATAGAAACTTCATAAGAACAAGCTCAAACGAGAAAACGATTATATATACGTAGTATAAGAATAATGGAAAATACCCCAGATTTAATATTCTTTTACAAATCAAATGCATTCACTTTATGCTACGCTTGAATATCATGAATTTAATTTCATGACAATATAGTGTGTAGGGGAAATAAACTACGCAAATTTACAGATATTTCGTGACAATACAACTGTATTTGCGTAGTGATTACTCTACTGAATGGTGACCCTATATATAATGTGAATGGCCACACCACCTTCGTTATAAGCTAATCATCAATGTTGTTGCTTAATCCATTTGTATTCCCAAACATccacaaataaattaaacaacTAAATAAATCTAGTAGTACTATCTTTTTTCTTCAATATATACAATACTTTAAAACATAAAATGATGAGCAAGTATTTGCATCACATAATACTTGATAATTAATTAGTGAGTACTATGATTTTTCAACCTGAACATAACATCCATATTTACACCATCACTAAATCACCAATCATGCAGTAAAAATGCACAcaataatatagtactataataatTTAGTTGCAAGAACTGGGTAGAGATCTTCATTTCACCTTTTCTCACCAATACAGAAGAAAATATCAACCTTCATTAAATGTGATTCACATCTCTTAACAATATCATTTTCTGACTTCTCTTCCAAGAAATTTCAAGACTCGTGCAATCCCTAGTCATGAAACTCCCAATATTCTTAACAATGACACACATGAATTAATCATGAAACAACTAACACGCAATATAAATcaatagtactataaaattaaattaagttaTAAAGAAGTTAACAAAGAAGATATATCCATGATACTATATTGCaaaagaaattcttacatgTAACTATCGTCTCTTCTAAGCTTGTTCAAGAGAGCTGTAACAAGAGCATCCCTTTTGTCAGCTCTAGcttcctctcttatcttcctttgctcctctctctctctccacctcTTCTCCATCATCATCCTCTCATTCTCCAATGCCTCCATCGTCTGCCGCCACTCCATCTCCTTGATCCTCCGCTCCTCCTCCCTCGCCTCGTACGCCTTCATCCACTGCATCTCCATCTGCATTTGCTGCTTCATGAATTCATCCATCACCTCCCTCACTCCCGCCACCACCGAAACATTCGAATTCGGCCCTCCCTTCAATTTCTTCGTCTTCTTTTTATGACCTTTTTGCCCATCGCTCTCCTCttccccctcctcctcctcctcctcctcgtccgagGATAGCTGCGccgccttcttcttcttcttcgaggCCGTGCCACTCCCCTCCGCCTCCAGCCACAGCATTCTCTGCATCCTCGTTGTGAATATCGTCTGCAGCTCGTTGTAGAATGGGAATTGCTGCCTCATCGCTTCCGTCTCCATCGTTTCACATCCCTAAATATCCATTTTTTACTTGATCAAATAAATTGGTACTAATATAATCATTTTGCATCTGCTAGATGAAATATCGGTGATcggtaataaaaaaaagaaacgaaCAAACAAACACATCGTGTGTGTTACACTACCTTGTATCTGGTGACCAGGTTTTTCCATTTGCACTTGCACTGCTCCGCGCTTCTGCTATAGCCTTTTTCTTTCATCCGAGTCGAAATCACCTCCCAAAGCATCTTATTACGCTTCGTCTCCATGAAATTCGGGTCGAGTTCGGCCCGGATAAGCAAGAAATCCCGGGTTTCTTGAATGCTCCATTGCGGGAACCTGTCGCTGCCGCCGACGGATTCCGAGTATTGCTGGTGGAGCTGCTGATGATGGTGATCCATATATAATGAACACAAAGATGGAGAATTATTGAGGAAGATTTGGTGGAAAGGGAAAAAAATCTCAAGAAAAAAGGGTTTGGTGATTGATATTATATGAAAAGGGTGGTGTGAAAATATGGTGTGAAAATCAGGAAAAAAGACAGATTTTTCTTATAGGAAAAGAATGATTTTCTTTTCAGatttgcaaaataaataatacaaatcCTGATTCCTCTTTTTATATCATTCTTTTTCTACCGTTAATAAcgattaatttgttttattaattccTGGTAtattaatagtactataaaatacgattttttttttaattcacacTGGAATTTACTGTTGAAGTAATGTGAAACGAAATTGTAGAATGAGGGAAAAAAGAAATGCAAATTCGGATTGGTTTTTCTTTCTAGTGGTCTTACTATCTCATCTCTCTACGCGTAAACTGATGATTTCCCTTTTCTATGATAGTTAGTAGTATATGAATATGATACAACTAATATCTGGAAAATCAATACAATATTATTGGGCCATCCACATTTGTTCATATTGTAAACTGCTGTATGGGGTGACGTCATGCTGATGGGgctttcctttttttgttttttttgtgggGCTTTGCTTGCCTTATTCGCTTGTGCCACAAGGCTTTTATTTCTcagattttttttctatctatgaaatattatcattattatgaCTTATTCTTAGCGATTAAttgattttactttttattaatttttcctTGCATTATTAAATAAGTAAGAATCTGAAGAGGGTATTGGTGGAGTATGAGAAACTTAATTTATATCTACCATTTTACTGAAATACTTTAATTATACCTTTTGTCccaaattattatttttgttccATTTCTTTATAATTATGCATTAGCATGTTGTATTGTAGTTTACAATTTTCTCATATCGATGCAATATAACTATATAATTATGGTATTTTAATTTCACCGTTTGTCCCAAATTGCAAGAATTTTGCATAGAAAGCTTGCGGTTGTTATTGCCACTTCACGAGCTGTTGGAAACAGTTAAAATCAGTTACA contains:
- the LOC121798101 gene encoding trihelix transcription factor GT-3b-like, with the translated sequence MDHHHQQLHQQYSESVGGSDRFPQWSIQETRDFLLIRAELDPNFMETKRNKMLWEVISTRMKEKGYSRSAEQCKCKWKNLVTRYKGCETMETEAMRQQFPFYNELQTIFTTRMQRMLWLEAEGSGTASKKKKKAAQLSSDEEEEEEEGEEESDGQKGHKKKTKKLKGGPNSNVSVVAGVREVMDEFMKQQMQMEMQWMKAYEAREEERRIKEMEWRQTMEALENERMMMEKRWREREEQRKIREEARADKRDALVTALLNKLRRDDSYMDCTSLEISWKRSQKMILLRDVNHI